Sequence from the Sphingomonas suaedae genome:
GTCTGGTCGCGCGTCGCATCACCGACCAGGACGTTGCAACCGGCGTCCTCTGCGCGGGCGAGTGCGTGTTCGCTGCCATCGACCACGACGATGCAGGAGGGGTCGGTGCCGCGCGCGATCAACTCGTTGACCGCGTCCGAACCCGTCTTGCCGAAACCCGCCACGACAATGTGGTCCGTCAGCGTTTTCTGGATCTGCGCCATGCGCCACTTGTCCCATGTGCGTTTGAGGATGAATTGATAGGTGGTCCCGATGAAGATCAGGATCACGAAGATCCGGATCGGCGTCACCACCAGCGCATCGAACATGCGGGCGCCCTGCGAGATCGGTACGATATCGCCATAGCCGGTCGTGGTGATCGAGATCATCGTGAAATAGATGATGTCGAGAAAGCTGATATGATCGTCGAAATTGTCACGAAGCCCCGCCCGGTCGAACCAGTGAAAGGCGACGGCAAAGGCATAGAGACCCAGAACCGCCCCCACGCGCCAGGCGATGGAAACCCACGGAGACACGCCCGATCTGCGCCGCAGCGGCGCATGGGTGGGGAGGCGACGGCGGTTCAAGGGCGGGGCAATCTCGGCAGCGGATCGACGGGGGTGCGCCCCTGACGGAGTTCGAAATGCAATTGGGGGCGGTTCGTTCCGCTGTCGCCCGACAGTGCGATCATCTGGCCGCGTTTCACCGATTGGCCCCGCTGGACGATCAACTGCCCGGCATGGCCATAGACGCTGGTCCAGCCGCTGCCATGCTGTAGGATCACGAGACCCCCCAGCGCGGGAATTTCGCTGCCCACATAGGCGACGGTGCCGTCCGCGGCGGCCAGAATCGGGGTATCGAGCGGCACCGCGATCTTGAGCCCGTCGCTGCGCTCGCCGCTGGCGATCGGGCCGAAGCGGCGGATGATCGTTCCGCGCACCGGCCATTGGAAGCCGCCGCGCAGCGTCGCCGGCGGCGCGACCGCAGCGTCGGGCGGGAGGATGCGGGCAGAGGAGGCGGTCGGCCGCGTGGGCCGCGCGCGCTCGGCAATAGCGGGCTGGCCGCCGGTGACGATGTCGTCGATATCGAGCCGGAAGGCGGCGGCGCGCTCCTCCAGCGTCATCGCGCGCGGATCGCCCGGGATCAGCAGGCGCATACCGGTACGCAGGATATAGGGTTCGGTGAGATCATTCTCGGTCACCACCCGGCTCCAGTCGACGCCATAGGCACGGGCGATGGCGATTCCGGTCTCGCCCGCGCGGACGAGATGATAGCGACCGCCCGGAATGGCGAGGCGTTGGCCGATCCGGATGACATAAGGCGGCGCGAGATTGTTGGCGCGGGCGATGGCTTCGGACCCGGCGCCGGTCTTGTTGGCGATACCGCGCAGCGTGTCGCCGCGCTCAACGATATAGGTAGCGGCGGAGACCTCGCGCGCATCGGGCGTGACCGGCTGGGCTTCCCAGGACGAGCGAGGTGCGGGCAGGGCGGGAACATCCGCCTCGCGGCGCGGCGCGGCGGTGGGATCGACCTGACGATGACCGGCACCCGGCGGCCCGGCGCGCTGCGGAATACATGCGGAGAGGATCGGCGCCACCATCAGCGCCGCGACCACCCCCTGAAAACGAACCCTGCCCCCCATATCCTCCCCGGATCAGCTGAACGCGCTGTTTAGCATATCAAGCGATTCGCGATGCGTCAGGTCCAGATGCAACGGGGTGATGGTGATAAAGCCCTGTTCGATCGCTTCGAGATCGGTGTCGGCGACCGGCGAATGGGGCACATGGCCAAGGCCGAACCAATAATAATCGAAGCCGCGCGGGTCAGTGCGCTTGTCGAGCCGCAGCCGACCATAATCGCGAAGCCCCTGAACCACCGGCTTGATACCGGCAACCTCGGCAGCCGGAATCGGCGGGAAATTGACGTTCATCAGCGTGCGCGGGGCCCAGGGCGCGTCGATCAACGGGCGCAGGACGCGCTCGCCCCATGTTTCCGCCGCGTCGAAGCTGACCCGCTCGCCGGGCGCAAGCGCGGCATAGCGCTGGCTGAGCGCGATCGAGCGAATTCCCGCAAGCGCGCCCTCCATGGCCGCGGAGACCGTGCCGGAATAGCTGACATCCTCACCCAGATTGGCGCCGCGATTGACGCCGGAGAGGATCAGATCGGGCTTTGCGTCCTTCATAATCTCCGCCAGCGCCATCATCACCGCGTCGGTGGGCGTGCCGGTGACCGCGAAGCGGCGCTCGCCGAAGCTGCGGAGGCGCACGGGATCGGTCAAGCTGAGCGAACGGCCCTTGCCCGACTGTTCCTCCAGCGGTGCGACGATGGTGATGTCGTCGGAAAGGGTGCGGGCGATACGTTCGAGGACTTCTAGGCCGCGGGCATGGACGCCGTCGTCATTGGTGAGAAGGATGCGCATGAAACCCCGTTTGTGCTGAGCGTGTCGAAGCACCTCCTTCGACGGGTTGAGCCAACGCCCTTCGACAGGCTCAGGGCGAACGGACCTATCGCTTCGCCTCCAGCCGGTTGAGCCCACGCAGATAGGGCTGGAGCACCTCCGGTACCGCGACCGAGCCATCCTCCTGCTGGTAATTTTCCAGCACCGCGACGAGCGTGCGGCCGACCGCGAGGCCCGATCCATTGAGGGTGTGGACGAAGGCGAGAGGCGCTTTGCCCATATGTCCTTGCCCATGATGTCCAGAACCGTGATGGGACGCCGGGCTAGGGCGGTAGCGTGCGTTCATCCGGCGCGCCTGAAAGTCGCCGCAGGTCGAGCAGGACGAAATCTCGCGATAGCGGCCCTGGCCGGGGAGCCAGACTTCAAGGTCATAGGTCCGCGTCGCGCTGAACCCCATATCGCCTGCGCACAGCAGCATCCGGCGGAAGGAGAGTCCGAGCCGCGTCAAAATATCCTCCGCACAGGCGGTCATCCGCTCATGCTCCGCTTCCGACTGGTCGGGCGTGGTGATCGAGACCATCTCGACCTTTTCGAACTGGTGCTGGCGGATGAAGCCGCGCGTGTCGCGCCCCGCTGCGCCGGCTTCGGAGCGGAAACAGGGGGTCAGCGCGGTCAGGCGCAGCGGCAGTTCCTCGCCGCTCAGGATCTGCTCGCGCACGCTGTTGGTCAGGCTGACCTCGGAGGTCGGGATCAACCAGCGCCCGTCGGTGGTGCGAAACGAATCCTCGGCGAATTTGGGCAGCTGGCCGGTGCCGAACATGATCTCGTCGCGGACCAGCACCGGCGGCACGCATTCGTCATAGCCATGATCGCCGGTCAGCGTGTCGAGCATGAACTGGCCGAGCGCGCGGTGAAGTCGGGCGGCGGGGCCGCGCAGGAAGGTGAAGCGCGAGCCGCCGAGCGTTGCGCCAGTATCGAAATCGAGGCCAAGCGCGGGGCCGAACTCATGATGCTCGCGCGGGGTGAAGGCGAAAGCGGGCTGGGTACCGATCGTGTGGACGAGTTGATTGTCGTCCTCGTCCGCGCCTTCGGGGACATCGGCGGCGGGCAGGTTGGGGATGGCGGCGAGCGCGGTGCGCAATGCTTCGTCCGCCGCGCCTTGGGCGAGATTGAGATTCTCCAGCGTCTCTTTCAGCCCGGCGACCTCGGCCATCAGCGCCTGGGCGCGATCCTCATCCTTCGCGGCCTTGGCCTGGCCGACCTGTTTCGACAGCTCGTTGCGGCGGCTCTGCGCCTCCTGCTGCTGGGTGGTCAGCGCGCGGCGGGCTTCGTCGAGCGCGACCAGGATTTCGGCCTGCGGTTCGGCGCCGCGGCGGGCGAGGGCGGCGTCGAACGCCTCGGGATTCTCACGGATGGCGCGGATGTCGTGCATAAGCGAGGGCTATGGCGAGCCGCGCGGGCAGAGGCAACCCGGAGCGCGCGGCGCGCGTTGGTCGCTCACATCAATAAAAGGAGAAACGCCCATGAAGGTCCCGCACAACGCCATGATCGTGGTCGCCGATGGCCGCAAGATGCTGTTCCTGAGGAATGAGGGCGATGCGGTGCATCTCAACCTTCAGGTCGAGCGCAAGCGGGTTCAGGACAATCCGCCCGATCGCGAACAGGGGACCGACACGCCGGGCCGCAGCTTTTCCAGCGTCGGGCCGGGCCGAAGCGCCTATGAGGAGACCGATTTCCATCAGCTGGAGGAAGACCGGTTCGCAGCGGAGACCGCCGAGCTGCTCAAGAAGCGCGCTCTGGCGAATGACTTCGAATCGCTGATTATCGTCGCGCCGCCGCGCACCCTGGGCGAGCTGCGCAAACATTATCACAAAGAGGTGAGCGAGCGGTTGACCGGAGAGATCGACAAGACGCTCACCGGTCATCCGATCGCGGATATCGAACAGGTACTGATCGACGCCGCGTGACGCGGAGTGCCGCCGCCGATTAGTCGGCGGCGGCGGCCTTTGCCTTGCGGTTCTGGAAGCGTTTGCGCACGACCAGCGCCGCCGCAGCAGCGCCGAACAGGATCACCATTGGCGGGGCGGGGACCGGTTCCGGCCCGCCCGAACTGGTGCCGCTCGATGTGCCGCTGGACGTGGAACTGCTGGTCGAACTCGACGTGCTCCATCCGCTCGACGTGCTCCACCCGCTCGAGGTCGAGGACGAGACGTCGCCTGACGACGACGCCGATGTGGAGGAGGCCGAGGAGTTGGAGGACGAGGTCGACACGTCGCCCGACGAAGACGCCGAGGTCGATGTGGATGACGAGACGTCACCCGACGAGGAGGCCGAGGTCGAGGAGGAGACATCCCCCGAGGACGAGGCGGAGCTGGATACGTCGCCCGAGGACCCGCCCGACGCCGAGCTGGTCGAGGACGAAACGTCGCCGGACGAACCGCCGGACGCCGATGACACGTCACCGGACGAACCGCCCGATGCCGAACTGGTCGAGGAGCCGCCGGTCGAGGATGTGCTGGTGCTCGAAAGCCCGCCGGTCGAGGTCGAGGAAGACGACCCGCCGGTCGAGGACGAGACGTCGCCGGACGAACCGCCCGCCGAAGTCGACGTGGAGCCGCCCGAGGTGGAGGTCGAACCGCCGCTGGTGCTGCTGGTCGAGGAAATGACGATGCCGCCGCTGCCCGAGGCGCTGCTGCCGCCCGATCCGCCGAAGAATCCGCCCGCGAAGAAGCCGCCGACAAAGCCGCCGCCACCGCCTCCGGTCACGCCGGTCGCCGCCGCTGCGGCACCGCCGCCGCCTCCGCCGCCGACGATTGGCATTTCGCCGCTCGACCCATAAGTGGGCGGGGGGAGGGGGATTGCGGTTCCCTGGGTGGTCACTGTCAGCACCTGGGGCTGGCATTGAGCGCTGGTCGTGACGGTGCGCTTTACCACGCGCTTGCGCAACGGGCGCTTGACGACGCGGCGTTTGACCACCGCCTGCTGCTTGACCGAGCGACGTTGTTCGACGCCACGTTCGGCGCGCGTCTCGGCGACATGCACCGCGCCTCCGCCGATCACGGCGCCGCCACATGCGCAGGCGCACAATTTCGCCAAGGCCATCCGAACCGACATATTGCCCTACTCTCTTGTCCCCGAAAGCCTGTCAGGGCGCTGCGCACGGCAGTCCCTGGCGGGTCATTGCCCGACAAGTGCAGAACAAACTATTAAGTTCAATAGCGTTAACCAGCTTTCACGATGCCCCGCCCGGTTTATTTGGCGCTGTCACGCGTTGACTATGGTTAATGTTCCGCAGAGGGACGGAATCGCCGTTATTGCTTACTGGATATTAACCAAAATCCGCTAGCGCTGCGGCGCCGCCCCATGGTGCGGTTCAGCGTCGCGCAATTTCCCGCGTGGCATGAACGGTTTGGCGCGCGAATCTAGAGATTCGGTAGCTTGTGGTACTGAATTGGGCCGGATATAGGGCGCGCGGGCAATTGCGGGATCGCGTCGGCTTGGCCTTCGGGTTCCGGGTTTGGAGAGTGGGATGGCGACCGTTTACGATCATCGCGACGACCCGGAAAAAACGCCGCAGGCTGCGAACGATTTGCCCGACGGCTATCGCCCGAGCGGGGACGAAGCATTCATGAATGCCCGCCAGCTTCAGTATTTTCGCGAAAAGCTGCTCGCCTGGAAGGATGCGATCCACCGCGAGGCGGCAGGCACGCTCACGCAACTGCAAGTCGA
This genomic interval carries:
- a CDS encoding potassium channel family protein, which produces MNRRRLPTHAPLRRRSGVSPWVSIAWRVGAVLGLYAFAVAFHWFDRAGLRDNFDDHISFLDIIYFTMISITTTGYGDIVPISQGARMFDALVVTPIRIFVILIFIGTTYQFILKRTWDKWRMAQIQKTLTDHIVVAGFGKTGSDAVNELIARGTDPSCIVVVDGSEHALARAEDAGCNVLVGDATRDQTLQDVRIDRARTLIVATGRDDTSILVTLTARHLAPKVPISIIIKADDNELPARAAGANTVINPVSFAGLLLAGSVEGTHVADYMLDLASVDGRVHLSERCVTMAEVGKPLSAITTGLGVRLYRDGTPFGFFEAEAQSLREGDVVVEIIPGTGNAA
- a CDS encoding peptidoglycan DD-metalloendopeptidase family protein translates to MGGRVRFQGVVAALMVAPILSACIPQRAGPPGAGHRQVDPTAAPRREADVPALPAPRSSWEAQPVTPDAREVSAATYIVERGDTLRGIANKTGAGSEAIARANNLAPPYVIRIGQRLAIPGGRYHLVRAGETGIAIARAYGVDWSRVVTENDLTEPYILRTGMRLLIPGDPRAMTLEERAAAFRLDIDDIVTGGQPAIAERARPTRPTASSARILPPDAAVAPPATLRGGFQWPVRGTIIRRFGPIASGERSDGLKIAVPLDTPILAAADGTVAYVGSEIPALGGLVILQHGSGWTSVYGHAGQLIVQRGQSVKRGQMIALSGDSGTNRPQLHFELRQGRTPVDPLPRLPRP
- the serS gene encoding serine--tRNA ligase; the encoded protein is MHDIRAIRENPEAFDAALARRGAEPQAEILVALDEARRALTTQQQEAQSRRNELSKQVGQAKAAKDEDRAQALMAEVAGLKETLENLNLAQGAADEALRTALAAIPNLPAADVPEGADEDDNQLVHTIGTQPAFAFTPREHHEFGPALGLDFDTGATLGGSRFTFLRGPAARLHRALGQFMLDTLTGDHGYDECVPPVLVRDEIMFGTGQLPKFAEDSFRTTDGRWLIPTSEVSLTNSVREQILSGEELPLRLTALTPCFRSEAGAAGRDTRGFIRQHQFEKVEMVSITTPDQSEAEHERMTACAEDILTRLGLSFRRMLLCAGDMGFSATRTYDLEVWLPGQGRYREISSCSTCGDFQARRMNARYRPSPASHHGSGHHGQGHMGKAPLAFVHTLNGSGLAVGRTLVAVLENYQQEDGSVAVPEVLQPYLRGLNRLEAKR
- the surE gene encoding 5'/3'-nucleotidase SurE; translation: MRILLTNDDGVHARGLEVLERIARTLSDDITIVAPLEEQSGKGRSLSLTDPVRLRSFGERRFAVTGTPTDAVMMALAEIMKDAKPDLILSGVNRGANLGEDVSYSGTVSAAMEGALAGIRSIALSQRYAALAPGERVSFDAAETWGERVLRPLIDAPWAPRTLMNVNFPPIPAAEVAGIKPVVQGLRDYGRLRLDKRTDPRGFDYYWFGLGHVPHSPVADTDLEAIEQGFITITPLHLDLTHRESLDMLNSAFS
- a CDS encoding host attachment family protein; the encoded protein is MKVPHNAMIVVADGRKMLFLRNEGDAVHLNLQVERKRVQDNPPDREQGTDTPGRSFSSVGPGRSAYEETDFHQLEEDRFAAETAELLKKRALANDFESLIIVAPPRTLGELRKHYHKEVSERLTGEIDKTLTGHPIADIEQVLIDAA